Proteins found in one Sorghum bicolor cultivar BTx623 chromosome 1, Sorghum_bicolor_NCBIv3, whole genome shotgun sequence genomic segment:
- the LOC8059457 gene encoding protein MARD1 — protein MLGRTAGPGGGGVSEQRRREAAFDFGRHTGTVAAPSPSLPPAPMVPPKLFLAAAAAAGMSGVVVSGEDALFSPPLELAAAVVVMVSPTSTLQAPTGSPTSSPAATAVPFSRRGVRATSSSAAAGGDDRRRRGCKSSSRSRSQRPWEARPVGVGLAGALMNGDADDGLPPAAATVLTSTGQRIRPCRSSASPESTVLSAREVMEASEDYTRVIARGPNPRTTHIFDDGVVVVEDEFLRWCHGCSKDLGRGNDIFMYRGEMAFCSHECRYREMLLFDEQEESS, from the exons ATGTTGGGGAGGACGGCTGGGCCAGGTGGTGGCGGAGTCTCGGAGCAGCGGCGGCGCGAGGCCGCGTTTGATTTCGGCCGCCACACGGGCACCGTCGCCGCTCCGTCGCCGTCGTTGCCGCCGGCTCCCATGGTGCCTCCGAAGCTGTtcttggcagcagcagcagcagcagggatgAGCGGCGTCGTCGTCTCCGGAGAGGATGCGTTGTTCTCGCCGCCGCTGGAGCTAGCGGCGGCCGTCGTCGTGATGGTGAGCCCCACCTCCACGCTGCAGGCACCGACCGGCAGCCCCACGTCGTCTCCGGCGGCCACGGCCGTTCCATTCTCCCGTCGCGGGGTGAGGGCGACCTcatcatcagcagcagcaggcggggacgatcgtcgtcgtcgtgggtGCAAGAGCAgcagccggagccggagccaaCGCCCCTGGGAGGCGAGGCCCGTCGGGGTCGGCCTCGCCGGCGCCCTGATGAACGGCGACGCTGACGACGGCCTCCCACCCGCGGCGGCGACGGTGCTCACGAGTACAGGCCAGAGGATCCGGCCGTGCCGGAGCTCCGCGTCGCCCGAAAGCACCGTCTTGTCGGCGAGGGAGGTGATGGAAGCGTCGGAGGACTACACCCGCGTCATCGCGCGCGGGCCGAACCCGAGGACGACGCACATATTCGACGACGGCGTCGTCGTGGTGGAGGACGAGTTCCTGCGGTGGTGCCATGGCTGCAGCAAGGACCTGGGCCGGGGCAACGACATCTTCATGTACAG GGGGGAGATGGCCTTCTGCAGCCACGAGTGCCGGTACCGCGAGATGCTGCTTTTCGACGAACAAGAAGAATCCAGCTGA